A portion of the Simkania negevensis Z genome contains these proteins:
- a CDS encoding SEC-C metal-binding domain-containing protein, which yields MSKVGRNDPCPCGSGKKYKKCCEQKSAVQRRSFTNLTPQNVRTGMEKISGMVSQKLGGRTISQVQTNAPSLAERFSSAPLTKEKVEEKIQITEKEEEREPTSLDE from the coding sequence ATGTCGAAAGTCGGCCGTAACGACCCTTGTCCTTGTGGTTCAGGGAAAAAGTATAAAAAATGTTGTGAACAGAAATCTGCTGTCCAGCGGCGCAGCTTCACCAATTTAACCCCTCAAAATGTCAGAACGGGTATGGAAAAGATCTCTGGAATGGTCTCTCAAAAGTTGGGTGGCCGTACCATTTCTCAGGTTCAAACCAATGCTCCATCACTGGCTGAACGTTTTTCTTCTGCTCCTCTAACTAAAGAAAAGGTTGAGGAAAAGATTCAAATCACCGAAAAAGAGGAAGAGAGAGAGCCAACTTCCTTGGATGAGTGA
- a CDS encoding tetratricopeptide repeat protein, with translation MKLDLECTWNEKKKKVKQSIHFDFHPKLIFSMPNEVTIRLQQLAHSIGVEGPKALEELKSSYEQYPKSVYAGYVYHRALMFFELFEEADELFQELRKRFEDQLLIKSILAYQLLKNKKYEDASAVFQGIEVLKGAFPRRKQFFFEEAFIFHHFWACYFLGTGDELQSEKHQRLMFLITNTFKSFCATIGSV, from the coding sequence ATGAAACTTGATCTGGAATGCACTTGGAATGAAAAGAAAAAAAAGGTGAAACAGAGTATCCATTTTGATTTTCATCCTAAATTGATCTTTTCGATGCCTAATGAGGTGACGATCCGTTTGCAGCAACTTGCTCATTCTATTGGTGTAGAAGGTCCAAAGGCTTTAGAAGAATTGAAGAGTTCTTATGAGCAGTACCCTAAAAGCGTTTATGCGGGGTATGTCTACCACCGAGCTCTCATGTTTTTTGAGCTTTTTGAAGAGGCTGATGAACTGTTTCAGGAATTGAGAAAGCGGTTTGAAGATCAGCTCTTGATCAAATCTATTTTGGCTTATCAGCTGCTAAAAAATAAAAAATATGAAGATGCTAGTGCTGTCTTTCAGGGGATTGAAGTCTTAAAGGGAGCGTTTCCAAGACGGAAGCAGTTTTTTTTTGAAGAAGCATTTATCTTTCATCACTTTTGGGCATGTTATTTTTTAGGAACAGGCGATGAGCTGCAATCTGAAAAGCATCAGCGCTTGATGTTTCTTATCACAAACACCTTCAAATCATTTTGCGCGACAATTGGATCAGTTTAA
- a CDS encoding IS5 family transposase, translating into MRKRNWHKYNRDLVKRGSITFFIDPNALTEKPEENKRGRPRLFSLPLIYLLLVLKIQYRLTYRTLEGFAKSILPHIEPDVFLPTYSLICKRASYMEALLPKLSSRRPKVVLLDTTGIKVYGEGEWKVKMHGASKRRKWVKLHIAIDENTQEIIHFEITKGHEADCKIGPKIIEKLPKPVETVIADGGYDTKRCREAINQIGAKDLIPPRKNSLLSPFMTRRNNALREIKGLGGDQLAREIWGKLTRYSRRALAETSFSRLKRLYGERFFSKKIETQKIEGHIKCKMLNQMLLIT; encoded by the coding sequence ATGCGTAAACGCAATTGGCACAAGTATAATCGAGACTTAGTAAAAAGAGGAAGTATAACTTTTTTCATCGATCCAAATGCGTTAACTGAAAAGCCAGAGGAAAACAAACGAGGTCGACCTCGTTTGTTTTCCCTTCCACTCATCTATCTCCTTCTTGTCTTAAAGATACAATATCGCCTTACCTATAGAACTCTCGAGGGTTTTGCCAAATCAATCCTTCCACATATAGAACCTGATGTTTTTCTTCCGACCTACTCTCTGATCTGCAAAAGAGCTTCCTACATGGAAGCTCTTTTGCCCAAGCTCTCTTCTAGAAGACCTAAAGTGGTGCTGTTAGATACTACAGGGATCAAAGTCTATGGGGAGGGAGAATGGAAAGTGAAAATGCATGGAGCCTCAAAGAGGAGAAAATGGGTTAAATTGCACATCGCTATTGATGAAAACACTCAAGAAATTATCCACTTTGAAATCACAAAAGGGCATGAAGCTGACTGCAAAATAGGCCCGAAAATCATAGAGAAGCTCCCTAAACCCGTTGAGACCGTCATAGCAGATGGAGGATACGACACAAAAAGATGCAGGGAGGCCATCAATCAAATAGGAGCGAAAGACCTTATTCCGCCTAGAAAAAACAGCCTATTATCTCCTTTTATGACAAGAAGGAACAACGCCTTACGCGAAATAAAAGGACTGGGAGGAGATCAGCTAGCGCGAGAAATCTGGGGAAAACTGACAAGATACTCAAGAAGGGCATTAGCAGAGACAAGCTTCTCAAGATTAAAGCGACTGTATGGGGAAAGGTTTTTCTCAAAGAAAATAGAAACTCAAAAAATCGAAGGTCATATTAAATGCAAAATGCTGAATCAAATGCTTCTGATAACTTAA
- a CDS encoding peroxiredoxin, with translation MHQVVDMAPSFSLKNQNGELVSLEDFRGQWVILYFYPKDDTPGCTTEACDFSKLAEDVVVLGVSPDTVASHQKFIAKYDLKLTLLSDPEKVVMKQYGAWGLKKNYGREYKGVIRSTFLIDPSGGLIKAWRNVRAKGHAQRVLNEGLHRPFQSDFSSAFSK, from the coding sequence ATGCATCAAGTGGTGGACATGGCCCCTTCTTTTTCTCTCAAAAATCAAAATGGTGAACTTGTTTCTTTAGAGGATTTCCGAGGGCAGTGGGTCATCCTCTATTTTTATCCCAAAGACGATACGCCAGGGTGTACAACTGAGGCGTGTGATTTTTCCAAGCTTGCAGAAGATGTGGTCGTTCTCGGTGTTAGCCCTGATACAGTTGCAAGTCATCAGAAGTTTATTGCCAAATATGATCTAAAGTTGACCCTTTTGTCTGATCCAGAAAAGGTGGTGATGAAACAGTACGGAGCCTGGGGGCTCAAAAAGAACTATGGACGAGAGTATAAAGGGGTGATCCGCAGCACCTTTTTGATCGATCCTTCAGGAGGTCTTATCAAAGCATGGAGAAATGTGCGTGCTAAGGGGCACGCTCAGAGGGTTCTTAACGAAGGGCTTCACCGTCCATTTCAATCAGACTTTTCAAGTGCCTTTTCCAAATAG
- a CDS encoding class I SAM-dependent methyltransferase, whose protein sequence is MRLVLNLLFFASFSLYSNEHSLLENLSAESWWDYQDILVNGKTIHHGYAQSGESRYAAIKQILDQYERPIKVLDIGANNGYFSLRIAQDYQAVNVLVDTSNRLRDICAANTDHPHLIYMKTKLTVEDLQDMNKREHFDVILAFHVLHHVGPKWKEFADELFKLGDNVIIEIPPTNDESTSFMPTIKPIAKYLTSLTNGKQIASFPRQASHILDHMIWFCFKEKSDYPKLYTEDQNISLSFQTFRNHHGRFPLKEQIAEQKAALPIWKRHLKSLIEMDGEALR, encoded by the coding sequence ATGCGCCTTGTTTTGAACCTATTATTTTTTGCTTCCTTTTCTCTTTATTCAAACGAACATTCTTTACTCGAAAATCTCTCTGCCGAATCTTGGTGGGATTATCAAGACATCCTTGTGAATGGAAAGACAATTCATCATGGATATGCTCAAAGTGGTGAAAGTCGCTACGCAGCAATTAAACAGATTCTCGATCAATATGAGCGTCCCATTAAAGTTCTCGATATTGGAGCAAATAACGGCTACTTTTCCCTCCGTATCGCCCAAGACTACCAAGCTGTAAATGTCCTTGTTGACACCTCAAATCGGCTCCGAGATATCTGTGCCGCAAATACGGATCATCCTCATCTAATCTATATGAAAACCAAACTAACTGTTGAAGACCTACAAGATATGAATAAAAGAGAACACTTTGATGTGATTCTTGCATTTCATGTTCTGCACCATGTCGGTCCTAAGTGGAAAGAGTTTGCCGATGAACTTTTTAAGCTCGGTGACAATGTCATCATCGAAATTCCTCCAACAAATGATGAGTCTACAAGCTTTATGCCTACAATCAAGCCCATCGCTAAGTACCTTACCAGCCTAACAAACGGAAAACAAATTGCCTCTTTCCCTCGCCAAGCATCGCATATTCTTGACCATATGATTTGGTTTTGCTTTAAAGAGAAAAGTGATTACCCAAAACTCTACACTGAAGATCAAAATATAAGCCTGTCATTTCAGACCTTTCGCAACCACCATGGCCGCTTTCCTTTAAAAGAGCAAATAGCTGAACAAAAAGCAGCTCTTCCTATTTGGAAAAGGCACTTGAAAAGTCTGATTGAAATGGACGGTGAAGCCCTTCGTTAA
- the speA gene encoding biosynthetic arginine decarboxylase, translated as MQRLDIEKWDVDESRELYSWDKWGEGYFHVNDKGNIEVTPTQDGNAVDLYEIVKTLVGRGVEVPVLIRFDGIIQDRLRKISSAFQEAVNLYSYQSDYRHVFPIKVNQQKHVIDTIRAAGLGKRSGLEVGSKPELLGILALPDDGDSLFLCNGYKDEEYIELALLSRKLGKRTIVIVEQLYECQLILSVAERLGIEAEVGFRMKPSVKGSGRWASSGGDFAKFGLSTHELLIAWKFFSEAGKSDWIKLLHFHIGSQLSSIIPFKKTLAEAAHFYTELAKKCPKLEFFDVGGGLGVDYDGSKTVSDSSMNYTIEEYARDIVYTVGSICKENGVKQPVLISESGRALVAHHSILVTEVIDVSKYDAPVLKLDKPPSDHDLLEDLYQMYHSLTPQNCLEGLHDAHYVKEQILEKFIHGGLSLEERAYVEQVYRNVLVKVHSFYDELEDAHDDIVRLSELLVDIYFCNFSVFQSLPDSWAIQQLFPVMPIHRLAEPPDRKAKIVDLSCDSDGTIERFISQDGPVSSIQLHQFQPHEPYYLGIFLVGAYQEALGGLHNLFGDTNAIHVDMHDDGTWRFKNLIEGDTIREVLQYMQYDPHELSTQLHQVIENALRKGIMTDQEAFMIKKKYKASMENYTYLVV; from the coding sequence GTGCAAAGATTAGATATAGAAAAGTGGGATGTCGATGAAAGCAGAGAGCTGTATTCCTGGGATAAGTGGGGTGAAGGATATTTTCATGTCAATGACAAGGGAAATATTGAAGTTACTCCTACTCAGGATGGTAATGCTGTTGATTTATATGAAATCGTCAAAACTTTAGTTGGACGTGGAGTTGAAGTTCCGGTTTTAATCCGCTTTGATGGAATCATTCAGGACCGTCTTCGAAAAATCTCCTCTGCGTTTCAAGAGGCCGTCAATCTCTATTCTTACCAGAGCGACTATCGTCATGTCTTCCCTATTAAGGTGAACCAGCAAAAGCATGTGATCGACACGATTCGTGCTGCGGGTCTTGGCAAGCGTTCAGGATTGGAAGTAGGGAGTAAGCCTGAGCTGCTGGGTATTTTAGCTTTGCCAGATGATGGAGATTCGCTATTCCTCTGTAATGGTTATAAAGATGAAGAGTATATCGAGCTGGCACTGCTCTCACGGAAGTTGGGAAAGCGGACCATTGTCATTGTTGAACAGCTCTATGAGTGCCAACTGATTCTTTCAGTTGCTGAGCGGCTCGGGATCGAAGCAGAGGTGGGGTTCCGAATGAAGCCTTCGGTGAAAGGAAGTGGACGTTGGGCTTCCTCTGGAGGTGACTTTGCTAAATTCGGGCTGAGTACTCACGAACTTCTCATAGCGTGGAAGTTCTTTTCTGAGGCAGGAAAGTCCGATTGGATCAAATTGTTACACTTTCACATTGGAAGTCAGCTGAGTTCGATTATTCCATTTAAGAAAACCCTTGCAGAAGCCGCCCATTTCTATACTGAACTCGCAAAAAAATGTCCGAAACTTGAATTTTTTGATGTCGGTGGTGGATTAGGGGTTGACTATGATGGGTCAAAAACTGTCAGTGACTCATCAATGAACTACACGATTGAAGAGTATGCAAGAGATATTGTTTACACTGTAGGAAGCATCTGTAAAGAAAATGGAGTGAAGCAACCTGTTTTAATTAGTGAATCTGGGCGAGCACTTGTTGCTCATCATTCTATTTTAGTGACTGAAGTCATCGATGTGTCAAAATATGATGCCCCAGTTTTGAAACTCGATAAACCGCCAAGTGATCACGATTTGCTTGAAGATCTCTACCAAATGTACCACTCTCTCACTCCTCAGAACTGCTTAGAGGGGTTGCACGATGCCCATTACGTCAAAGAACAGATACTAGAAAAATTCATTCATGGTGGACTCAGTTTAGAAGAGCGTGCTTATGTCGAGCAGGTCTATCGCAATGTTTTAGTCAAAGTCCATTCATTTTATGATGAATTGGAAGATGCTCATGATGACATTGTGCGACTGTCTGAGCTTCTCGTCGATATTTACTTTTGTAATTTTTCGGTGTTCCAGTCTCTTCCTGATTCATGGGCAATTCAGCAGCTCTTCCCCGTCATGCCAATCCATCGTCTTGCCGAACCACCTGATCGGAAGGCAAAGATTGTCGATTTAAGCTGTGATAGCGATGGAACTATCGAGAGGTTTATTTCTCAAGATGGGCCAGTATCAAGTATTCAGCTTCACCAATTTCAACCACATGAGCCCTACTATTTGGGCATTTTTCTAGTAGGAGCTTATCAAGAAGCTCTCGGTGGCTTGCACAATCTATTTGGTGACACCAATGCGATTCATGTCGATATGCATGATGATGGCACATGGCGCTTTAAGAACTTGATTGAAGGGGACACGATTCGCGAAGTATTGCAGTACATGCAATATGATCCCCACGAACTCAGTACTCAATTGCATCAAGTGATTGAAAATGCTCTCAGAAAAGGAATCATGACCGATCAAGAAGCTTTCATGATCAAGAAAAAGTACAAAGCTTCGATGGAAAATTATACCTATTTGGTGGTTTGA
- the speB gene encoding agmatinase, which translates to MFLAMNCTLEKGQVVILPVAFDKTTSYGKGTDKGPAALLEASKYIELYDIETDTEMCRAGIHTAPELRPVTSEEMLKVTYEAVGQYIDQGKFVVTLGGEHSISYAPIRAHAEKYGSLSVLQLDAHSDLHPALGGNPYSHGSVMARVKTIPEVENVVAVGIRSMAEREKEEMEKEDVFFAHQLDGEAWMDQVIDRLSDRVYLSFDVDAFDSSLMPSTGTPEPGGLFWNPALKLLKKVIEKRSLVGFDVVELSPIPGMHAPDYLAAKLVYKILSYLFEPKDSRNGDR; encoded by the coding sequence ATGTTTTTAGCAATGAATTGCACATTAGAAAAAGGGCAAGTTGTTATCCTGCCTGTGGCTTTTGATAAAACAACCTCTTACGGCAAAGGGACCGATAAAGGGCCTGCAGCTTTACTTGAAGCCTCAAAATATATTGAACTCTACGATATTGAAACTGACACCGAGATGTGTAGAGCAGGTATTCACACGGCTCCAGAGCTAAGACCTGTAACAAGTGAAGAAATGCTTAAGGTTACCTATGAGGCTGTAGGTCAGTACATAGATCAAGGCAAGTTCGTTGTTACCCTTGGTGGAGAACATTCAATCTCTTACGCCCCCATTCGTGCCCATGCTGAAAAATATGGCTCTTTAAGTGTTCTTCAGCTTGATGCGCATAGTGACCTCCATCCCGCGTTAGGTGGAAATCCCTACAGCCACGGCTCAGTCATGGCGCGAGTTAAAACCATTCCAGAAGTAGAAAATGTCGTTGCTGTTGGAATTCGAAGTATGGCTGAGAGGGAAAAGGAAGAGATGGAAAAAGAAGATGTTTTTTTCGCCCATCAACTAGATGGAGAAGCTTGGATGGACCAAGTGATCGATAGGCTCAGTGATCGGGTTTACCTCTCTTTTGATGTAGATGCTTTTGATTCTTCGCTTATGCCTTCAACGGGAACTCCCGAACCAGGTGGGCTTTTTTGGAACCCAGCACTTAAACTGCTGAAAAAAGTGATTGAAAAGCGGAGTCTGGTGGGATTTGACGTTGTAGAACTGAGTCCTATCCCTGGGATGCATGCACCTGATTACTTGGCAGCCAAACTTGTGTATAAAATACTTAGTTATCTTTTTGAACCCAAGGATAGTAGAAATGGCGATCGTTGA
- a CDS encoding deoxyhypusine synthase family protein, translated as MAIVDFMKKHFKHFNAASCVDAAEGWVKLLKENGKMFVTLAGAMSTAELGISLSEMIRQGHVHAICCTGANLEEDIFNLVAHTYYERIPHYRSLSKADEQELYNRGLNRVTDTCIPEDEAIRRIEKQLLVLWKRAEKLGERFFPYEFIYQLFEYRMLEEFYEIDLKDSWLYAAYEKQLPIFVPGWEDSTTANIFVSNKIQGEIQSLSIVKSGVEQMESLVQWYQETAGEYPIGFFQIGGGIAGDFPICVVPLIRQDLQQEECSLWSYFCQISDSTTSYGSYSGATPSEKITWGKISETTPSYVIESDATIVAPLIFQYVGERLKNHQKEMVSAARESTLSSSL; from the coding sequence ATGGCGATCGTTGACTTCATGAAAAAACATTTTAAACATTTCAATGCAGCAAGTTGTGTTGATGCTGCAGAAGGGTGGGTTAAGCTACTCAAAGAAAATGGTAAAATGTTTGTCACGCTTGCCGGTGCTATGAGTACAGCAGAACTTGGTATTTCCCTATCGGAAATGATTCGTCAAGGACATGTCCATGCCATATGCTGCACGGGTGCGAATCTCGAAGAAGATATTTTCAACCTCGTAGCGCATACTTATTACGAACGGATTCCCCATTACCGCTCCCTTTCAAAAGCGGATGAGCAGGAGCTTTATAATCGTGGTCTGAATCGTGTGACTGACACTTGCATTCCTGAAGATGAAGCGATCCGTCGTATCGAAAAACAACTTTTAGTGCTGTGGAAAAGGGCTGAAAAGCTCGGGGAGCGCTTTTTTCCTTATGAATTTATCTATCAACTTTTTGAGTATCGAATGCTCGAAGAGTTTTACGAAATCGACCTCAAAGACTCTTGGCTTTACGCAGCTTATGAAAAACAGCTGCCTATTTTTGTTCCAGGTTGGGAAGATTCCACAACGGCTAACATTTTTGTTTCTAACAAAATTCAAGGGGAGATTCAGAGTCTATCCATTGTCAAATCGGGTGTGGAACAAATGGAATCTCTAGTCCAGTGGTACCAAGAAACTGCAGGAGAATATCCCATTGGATTTTTTCAAATTGGCGGTGGTATTGCGGGCGATTTTCCCATTTGCGTTGTGCCACTGATTCGTCAAGACCTTCAACAAGAAGAGTGCTCTTTATGGAGTTACTTCTGCCAAATCAGCGACAGTACGACTTCCTATGGTTCCTATAGTGGAGCGACACCAAGTGAAAAAATCACCTGGGGAAAAATTTCAGAAACAACTCCTTCCTATGTCATTGAATCAGATGCTACAATTGTAGCCCCTCTGATTTTTCAATATGTCGGAGAGAGGCTAAAAAATCATCAAAAAGAAATGGTTTCAGCAGCTCGCGAGTCAACTTTGAGCTCATCTTTATAA
- a CDS encoding thioredoxin family protein — protein MKKLLFSLGFLLLLPLHSAELDQFQWGMKKYLTVLEKGMQLCEQQGYAYFKMEHCLFRSDDGKELSFKDIIRDPSGKPYEERTSSYTFTLYLYKDKPDDLSAVDVKKHNLLKKLASKPTDISAQGVKEIQSEKELLREIEISESPIYIKCFSPTCPPCGHLASFFQNWATVHADKGKFLAVDLNKMPTFRERYQVDIMPTLLIFNEKGELIDRYSGLSDIGLFIEVQLSS, from the coding sequence ATGAAAAAGCTTCTCTTCTCCCTTGGCTTCCTGCTACTTCTACCATTGCACAGTGCAGAACTTGACCAATTCCAATGGGGCATGAAAAAGTATCTTACGGTCCTTGAAAAAGGGATGCAACTTTGTGAGCAGCAAGGCTATGCCTACTTTAAAATGGAGCATTGCCTCTTTAGATCGGACGATGGGAAAGAACTTTCATTCAAAGACATCATTCGCGATCCTTCAGGGAAACCCTATGAAGAAAGAACGTCTTCGTACACCTTTACGCTCTATCTCTATAAAGACAAACCAGACGACCTCTCAGCAGTCGATGTGAAAAAACACAACCTGCTCAAAAAACTTGCTTCAAAGCCAACAGATATTAGTGCGCAAGGTGTGAAAGAAATCCAATCTGAAAAGGAGCTTTTGCGTGAAATCGAAATAAGCGAGAGCCCCATCTACATCAAATGCTTTTCCCCAACATGCCCCCCTTGTGGACACCTAGCTTCCTTCTTTCAAAACTGGGCAACCGTACATGCTGACAAAGGGAAATTTCTCGCAGTTGATCTTAATAAAATGCCAACATTCCGTGAACGGTACCAAGTCGATATCATGCCAACCCTTCTCATTTTCAATGAAAAGGGAGAACTGATCGACCGCTACTCTGGACTCAGTGACATTGGCCTCTTTATCGAAGTTCAGCTTAGCTCCTAG
- a CDS encoding SLOG cluster 4 domain-containing protein: MEVRIGIFGSSEIESSEVLTQAVHLGQALNEHDVLLMTGACSGLPYAVAAAASEKQKWGFSPVRNYEEQLQLTPDDDISIYDKMIFVPETFPFAKILSVSKKYRNVLSTASCDGAIVIGGKWGTLNEVTNLVDMGKPIGVLVGSGGIADEVSALVERLDPDSLELLILERDPKKLVTKLLGEINS, from the coding sequence ATGGAAGTTAGAATTGGAATATTTGGTTCGTCAGAAATCGAAAGCTCTGAAGTGTTGACCCAAGCTGTGCATTTGGGACAAGCCCTCAATGAGCACGATGTGCTGCTCATGACAGGTGCTTGTTCAGGATTGCCCTATGCTGTTGCGGCAGCAGCCAGTGAAAAACAAAAGTGGGGCTTTTCTCCCGTGCGAAACTATGAGGAGCAACTTCAGCTCACTCCGGATGATGACATTTCGATTTATGATAAGATGATCTTTGTTCCTGAGACGTTTCCTTTCGCTAAAATTCTGAGTGTTTCCAAGAAATACCGGAATGTCTTGTCGACAGCAAGTTGTGATGGGGCGATTGTGATTGGTGGAAAGTGGGGAACTCTTAATGAAGTGACGAACTTGGTCGACATGGGGAAGCCAATTGGTGTTTTAGTTGGCTCGGGAGGAATTGCCGATGAAGTTTCGGCTCTTGTAGAGAGATTAGACCCTGACTCGCTAGAGTTACTTATATTAGAGAGGGACCCGAAAAAGCTTGTGACGAAGCTCTTGGGGGAAATCAATTC